Proteins encoded together in one Falco peregrinus isolate bFalPer1 chromosome 2, bFalPer1.pri, whole genome shotgun sequence window:
- the LOC129783766 gene encoding uncharacterized protein LOC129783766 isoform X2, which yields MLPVRGLRRARAGTLRPARGMLHPITRHPVPCLLPLLRPDSLFAISIGVVCGRAQRQTSALKRKSRSRTEPELGEPSWDSKSPGSQSQGSQSWDSRAGTVAAASARAGARHRAMSRLLPFLLLVALGCAAKLKPRPVVWDDRADAQKVPVKGCANLTLVLDNWKFAITSQMRNLLLFDHQTVLPDYGRIRSLSGALDELYRDFSALKEQLGRLSARFAEAEALVDQLRRGRGPGAPPQRRGLPQPARRPPDPPQQPHRAPARGGTARWASA from the exons ATGCTTCCTGTGCGGGGGCTGCGCCgtgccagggctgggacacTCCGCCCTGCCAGGGGGATGCTGCACCCCATCACCAGGCACCCGGTGCCCTGTCTCCTGCCTCTACTGCGGCCGGACAGTCTGTTTGCAATCAGCATTGGAGTTGTGTGCGGCCGGGCCCAGCGCCAGACCAGCgcattgaaaaggaaaagcaggagccGCACGGAGCCAGAGCTGGGGGAGCCGAGCTGGGACAGCAAGAGCCCGGGGAGCCAGAGCCAGGGGAGCcagagctgggacagcagaGCCGGGACAGTGGCTGCTGCATCTGCACGGGCAGGAGCTCGGCACAG AGCCATGTCGCGGCTTCTCCCCTTCCTGCTCCTTGTGGCTCTGGGCTGTGCCGCCAAGCTGAAGCCGCGGCCAGTGGTGTGGGATGACAGAGCGGACG CCCAGAAGGTGCCGGTGAAGGGCTGCGCCAACCTGACACTGGTGCTGGATAACTGGAAGTTTGCCATCACCTCCCAGATGAGGAACCTGCTGCTCTTCGACCACCAGACCGTGCTGCCCGACTACGGGAG GATCCGATCGCTGTCGGGGGCCCTGGACGAGCTGTACCGGGACTTCAGCGCCctgaaggagcagctggggcGGCTCTCGGCGCGCTTCGCCGAGGCGGAGGCCTTGGTGGACCAGCTGaggcggggccgcggccccggagcccccccgcagcgccgggggctgccccagcccgcccGCAGGCCCCCCGACCCCCCGCAGCAGCCGCACCGggccccggcgcgggggggcaCAGCACGGTGGGCGTCAGCTTGA
- the LOC129783766 gene encoding uncharacterized protein LOC129783766 isoform X1, translated as MLPVRGLRRARAGTLRPARGMLHPITRHPVPCLLPLLRPDSLFAISIGVVCGRAQRQTSALKRKSRSRTEPELGEPSWDSKSPGSQSQGSQSWDSRAGTVAAASARAGARHSRAMSRLLPFLLLVALGCAAKLKPRPVVWDDRADAQKVPVKGCANLTLVLDNWKFAITSQMRNLLLFDHQTVLPDYGRIRSLSGALDELYRDFSALKEQLGRLSARFAEAEALVDQLRRGRGPGAPPQRRGLPQPARRPPDPPQQPHRAPARGGTARWASA; from the exons ATGCTTCCTGTGCGGGGGCTGCGCCgtgccagggctgggacacTCCGCCCTGCCAGGGGGATGCTGCACCCCATCACCAGGCACCCGGTGCCCTGTCTCCTGCCTCTACTGCGGCCGGACAGTCTGTTTGCAATCAGCATTGGAGTTGTGTGCGGCCGGGCCCAGCGCCAGACCAGCgcattgaaaaggaaaagcaggagccGCACGGAGCCAGAGCTGGGGGAGCCGAGCTGGGACAGCAAGAGCCCGGGGAGCCAGAGCCAGGGGAGCcagagctgggacagcagaGCCGGGACAGTGGCTGCTGCATCTGCACGGGCAGGAGCTCGGCACAG CAGAGCCATGTCGCGGCTTCTCCCCTTCCTGCTCCTTGTGGCTCTGGGCTGTGCCGCCAAGCTGAAGCCGCGGCCAGTGGTGTGGGATGACAGAGCGGACG CCCAGAAGGTGCCGGTGAAGGGCTGCGCCAACCTGACACTGGTGCTGGATAACTGGAAGTTTGCCATCACCTCCCAGATGAGGAACCTGCTGCTCTTCGACCACCAGACCGTGCTGCCCGACTACGGGAG GATCCGATCGCTGTCGGGGGCCCTGGACGAGCTGTACCGGGACTTCAGCGCCctgaaggagcagctggggcGGCTCTCGGCGCGCTTCGCCGAGGCGGAGGCCTTGGTGGACCAGCTGaggcggggccgcggccccggagcccccccgcagcgccgggggctgccccagcccgcccGCAGGCCCCCCGACCCCCCGCAGCAGCCGCACCGggccccggcgcgggggggcaCAGCACGGTGGGCGTCAGCTTGA